In Nonomuraea sp. NBC_00507, the following are encoded in one genomic region:
- a CDS encoding substrate-binding domain-containing protein, with amino-acid sequence MKKTIAIALCALLAAACASKAPTSTATADGGAGKKKFVVGYSQSNNAEPYRAQLNLQLQHFLKKYPDIELLPIADAKQSSATQVSQVQNFITQKVDALIVSPTEPAPLTAAVQQACDAKIPVIILDRTVNTDCYTAFIGGDNVLIGRKAGEEAVKLLPDGGNIVELRGILSNQPQIDRDKGFREAIAANPKIKIIADREAKWVKEQATPIMQQWLAQHPKIDLVYGHNDPMALGAYLAAKAAGKAEQIKFIGIDGLAIPDGGIRAVQLGQLSATFIYPTGAQEAADTVNKILHGQPVDKQQVLGTTQVTKDNAAGLYKQFDLSGQN; translated from the coding sequence ATGAAAAAGACCATTGCCATCGCGCTGTGCGCGCTGCTCGCCGCGGCGTGCGCGTCCAAGGCGCCTACGTCCACCGCGACCGCGGACGGCGGCGCCGGGAAGAAGAAGTTCGTCGTCGGCTACTCGCAGTCGAACAACGCCGAGCCGTACCGGGCGCAGCTCAACCTGCAGCTGCAGCACTTCCTGAAGAAATATCCGGACATCGAGCTGCTGCCGATCGCCGACGCCAAGCAGTCGAGCGCCACGCAGGTCTCCCAGGTCCAGAACTTCATCACCCAGAAGGTGGACGCGCTCATCGTCTCGCCCACCGAGCCCGCGCCGCTGACGGCGGCCGTGCAGCAGGCGTGTGACGCCAAGATCCCGGTCATCATCCTGGACCGCACGGTCAACACCGACTGCTACACGGCCTTCATCGGCGGCGACAACGTGCTCATCGGCAGGAAGGCGGGTGAGGAGGCGGTCAAGCTGCTGCCGGACGGCGGCAACATCGTCGAGCTGCGCGGCATCCTGTCCAACCAGCCGCAGATCGACCGCGACAAGGGCTTCCGCGAGGCCATCGCGGCCAACCCCAAGATCAAGATCATCGCGGATCGCGAGGCCAAGTGGGTGAAGGAGCAGGCCACGCCGATCATGCAGCAGTGGCTGGCCCAGCATCCCAAGATCGACCTCGTGTACGGGCACAACGACCCGATGGCGCTGGGCGCGTACCTGGCGGCCAAGGCGGCAGGCAAGGCCGAGCAGATCAAGTTCATCGGCATCGACGGCCTGGCCATCCCGGACGGCGGCATCCGCGCCGTGCAGCTCGGCCAGCTGTCGGCCACGTTCATCTACCCGACGGGCGCGCAGGAGGCGGCCGACACGGTCAACAAGATCCTGCACGGCCAGCCGGTGGACAAACAGCAGGTGCTCGGCACCACGCAGGTCACCAAGGACAACGCGGCCGGCCTGTACAAGCAGTTCGACCTGTCCGGGCAGAACTGA
- a CDS encoding FGGY-family carbohydrate kinase, translated as MFLGVDIGTSSSKGVLVAADGTVVATAVREHRTATPRPGWFEHDAEEVWWADFAVIAGELARPGIEAVGLSGIGPCVLPCTEDGTPLRPAILYGVDTRATAEIAAQTARYGGAAILDRCGSPLTSQAVGPKLGWLRVHEPSVWARTRRMFMAHSWLAYRLTGAYVLDHHAASQCTPLYDIRAHEWITDWEIVPELERPALAWSGDVVGTVTPGAAALTGLPAGIPVVAGTIDAWAEALSVGVTSPGDVMLMYGTTMFLVEVLASRAASPRLWGTVGVAPGTYNLAAGMATSGAITAWLRDLTGASFSELTAEASAAGRGAEGLLMLPYFAGERTPLFDPDARGTIVGLTLRHGRGHLYRAALEATAFGVRHNLEAMREAGGSAKRLVAVGGGTRGGLWTQIVSDVLQQPQVVPAHTVGAAFGDAMLAAQAVGVSCEGWNPVASVVEPAPEAAEDYDRLYALYRDLYRSTSHIAHALA; from the coding sequence ATGTTCCTCGGCGTCGACATCGGGACCTCGAGCTCCAAGGGTGTCCTCGTCGCAGCGGACGGCACGGTCGTGGCCACGGCCGTACGCGAGCACCGGACCGCCACGCCCCGGCCCGGCTGGTTCGAGCACGACGCGGAGGAGGTGTGGTGGGCCGACTTCGCCGTGATCGCCGGCGAGCTGGCCCGCCCCGGCATCGAGGCGGTCGGGCTGAGCGGGATCGGGCCGTGCGTGCTGCCCTGCACGGAGGACGGCACGCCGCTGCGCCCGGCCATCCTGTACGGCGTGGACACCCGCGCCACCGCTGAGATCGCCGCCCAGACCGCCCGCTACGGCGGGGCCGCGATCCTGGACCGGTGCGGCTCGCCGCTCACGTCCCAGGCGGTAGGGCCCAAGCTGGGGTGGCTCCGCGTCCACGAGCCCTCCGTGTGGGCGCGGACCCGGCGGATGTTCATGGCGCACTCGTGGCTGGCGTACCGGCTGACCGGGGCCTACGTGCTGGATCATCATGCGGCCAGCCAATGCACGCCGCTGTACGACATCCGCGCCCACGAGTGGATCACGGACTGGGAGATCGTGCCGGAGCTGGAGCGGCCCGCGCTCGCCTGGAGCGGCGACGTCGTGGGCACGGTCACCCCCGGCGCGGCCGCCCTGACCGGGTTGCCCGCCGGGATCCCGGTGGTCGCGGGCACCATCGACGCGTGGGCCGAGGCGCTGAGCGTCGGGGTGACCTCCCCGGGCGACGTCATGCTCATGTACGGGACCACCATGTTCCTCGTCGAGGTGCTCGCCTCGCGGGCCGCCTCTCCGCGGCTGTGGGGGACCGTGGGGGTGGCGCCGGGGACGTACAACCTGGCGGCCGGGATGGCCACGTCGGGAGCGATCACCGCATGGCTCCGTGATCTGACCGGGGCCTCGTTCTCGGAGCTCACGGCGGAGGCTTCCGCCGCGGGCCGCGGGGCGGAGGGGCTGCTGATGCTGCCGTACTTCGCGGGGGAGCGCACGCCGCTCTTCGACCCGGACGCCCGGGGGACGATCGTCGGGCTGACGTTGCGGCACGGGCGCGGCCACCTGTACCGGGCCGCGCTGGAGGCCACGGCGTTCGGCGTCCGGCACAACCTGGAGGCCATGCGGGAGGCGGGCGGGTCCGCCAAGCGGCTGGTGGCGGTGGGCGGCGGCACGCGGGGCGGCCTGTGGACGCAGATCGTCTCCGACGTCCTCCAGCAGCCGCAGGTCGTGCCCGCCCACACGGTCGGCGCCGCCTTCGGCGACGCCATGCTGGCGGCGCAGGCGGTGGGGGTGTCGTGCGAGGGATGGAACCCGGTGGCGTCCGTGGTGGAGCCGGCCCCGGAGGCGGCCGAGGACTACGACCGCCTGTACGCGCTCTACCGCGACCTGTACCGCTCGACGTCCCACATCGCCCATGCGCTCGCCTGA
- a CDS encoding LacI family DNA-binding transcriptional regulator produces MATIYDVAREAGVSAATVSRVLNGARTVDPAMVARVLTAVRELGYRPNAVARNLRRSRTTLWAVIISDIGNPFFTATVRGIEDVAQQAGYSVVLCNSDEDPAKEETYVAAALSEQMAGVIISSSGSVRAAKTLLESPVPVVAIDRELPRGEVDTVVVDNEAGARTATEHLLTAGYRRIACITGPEGVSTADLRLRGYAGALPGEPLVVRTDFREQGGYDAMTSLLASSDRPDAVFVANNLMAVGALRCLADRGVDVPGEMGLVGFDEIPWADLVRPTLTTVAQPTYELGRMAARLLVDRIATPAAKPAKVVLPAELRPRQSSAR; encoded by the coding sequence ATGGCCACTATCTACGATGTCGCCCGCGAGGCCGGCGTATCCGCCGCCACCGTCTCACGCGTGCTCAACGGCGCCCGCACGGTCGACCCCGCCATGGTCGCGCGCGTGCTCACCGCCGTCCGAGAGCTCGGCTACCGCCCCAACGCGGTGGCCAGAAACCTGCGGCGCAGCCGCACCACCCTCTGGGCGGTGATCATCTCGGACATCGGCAACCCGTTCTTCACCGCCACCGTCCGCGGGATCGAGGACGTCGCCCAGCAGGCCGGCTACTCGGTTGTGCTGTGCAACAGCGACGAGGACCCGGCCAAGGAGGAGACGTATGTCGCGGCGGCGCTGAGCGAGCAGATGGCCGGCGTGATCATCTCCTCGTCGGGGAGCGTCAGGGCCGCCAAGACCCTGCTCGAGTCGCCCGTCCCCGTCGTCGCCATCGACCGCGAGCTCCCGCGCGGCGAGGTGGACACGGTCGTGGTGGACAACGAAGCGGGCGCGCGCACGGCCACGGAGCATCTCCTTACGGCCGGCTACCGGCGGATCGCGTGCATCACGGGGCCCGAGGGCGTGAGCACCGCCGACCTGCGCCTGCGGGGCTACGCGGGGGCCCTGCCGGGCGAGCCGCTGGTGGTGCGCACGGACTTCCGCGAGCAGGGCGGATACGACGCCATGACCTCACTGCTGGCCTCCTCCGATCGTCCGGACGCGGTGTTCGTGGCCAACAACCTCATGGCGGTGGGAGCGCTGCGGTGCCTGGCCGATCGGGGTGTGGACGTGCCCGGGGAGATGGGGCTGGTCGGGTTCGACGAGATCCCGTGGGCCGATCTCGTCCGGCCGACGCTGACGACGGTGGCGCAGCCGACGTACGAGCTGGGGCGCATGGCCGCCCGCCTCCTGGTGGACCGCATCGCCACCCCTGCCGCCAAACCCGCCAAGGTCGTCCTCCCCGCCGAGCTCCGCCCCCGCCAGAGCAGCGCCCGCTGA
- a CDS encoding FG-GAP-like repeat-containing protein: MYSTLRRRLSAGLATLLVAAAMTVAGAAPETAGAATSPPPSTFFSTVQVDSAASVGAPAVGDNRNHGDLWPNCWSDDDNVYTAYGDGIGFANTYSDIGVARISGVPGNLTGAQLPIGDNVGQVWTANHTSKPTGMACVDGTLYLAVQDLALDFDDAPAATIARSTDHGRTWTWDRAAPMFGNGVFTTIMFLDYGKAYANAPDGYVYAYGLDHNWRDSFSGRVPDPVDVWLARVPRDSVQTRSAWQFVSGFTASGTPTWSSDIGRRVAVLHDDRRLYPDVYTAGRVRNLSVISQGGVVYNKPLDRYLYTSWTEYTFEFYESPTPWGPWKHVASKDFGGYPWTRTKHGGYATTIPSKYISADGKSMWLQSNVCPCGGGYPAGEHWAYTFSLRKMRHEPHTGTTPGNQPDGGRNLAREPGTVGVERAMHYGTTAFYNDGNRSHSEDDWNDERKGASWWGYTWPREYLMNKVVFTSGQMFGDGGWFAGNLRVQVRRDHQWVDVSGLRIAPDYPYNNTAGPNRTYELGFDPVDGDGVRIIGAPGGTRTFTSIAELEVYYAGASGKMFGGSPADFTGDGKDDIVTFAHGTSADVYVAPSTGTGFGTAVKWHDHFALSGEIPAVGDFNGDGKDDIVTFTRGSGADVYVSLSTGAGFGTGAKWHDFFAPNGEFPAVGDVNGDGKDDLIVFTQGTTADVYVALSTGSGFGAAVKVHDQFAPGAEQPRVGDFNGDGKADVAAFTSNPAADVHVALSDGAGFKAAAKWHDSFAPAGQFPYVGDYDGDGKDDIVAFTHSPSADVHVSLSTGTSFAGGGTWHDFFGLPGETTL, translated from the coding sequence ATGTATTCGACCCTTCGACGCCGCCTGAGCGCGGGCCTGGCGACCCTGCTCGTCGCAGCCGCGATGACGGTTGCGGGAGCGGCCCCCGAGACGGCCGGGGCGGCGACGTCGCCGCCGCCCAGCACGTTCTTCTCGACGGTGCAGGTCGACTCGGCCGCCTCGGTCGGCGCGCCGGCCGTCGGCGACAACCGCAACCACGGCGACCTGTGGCCGAACTGCTGGTCCGACGACGACAACGTCTACACCGCCTACGGCGACGGCATCGGCTTCGCGAACACGTACAGCGACATCGGTGTGGCCCGCATCTCCGGCGTGCCGGGCAACCTGACCGGCGCACAGCTGCCCATCGGCGACAACGTCGGCCAGGTGTGGACGGCGAACCACACGAGCAAGCCCACCGGCATGGCCTGCGTCGACGGCACCCTCTACCTCGCCGTGCAGGACCTGGCCCTGGACTTCGACGACGCCCCCGCGGCCACCATCGCCAGGTCCACTGACCACGGCAGGACGTGGACGTGGGACCGGGCGGCGCCGATGTTCGGCAACGGCGTGTTCACCACGATCATGTTCCTGGACTACGGGAAGGCGTACGCCAACGCGCCCGACGGCTACGTGTACGCGTACGGGCTGGACCACAACTGGCGCGACTCGTTCTCGGGCCGCGTGCCCGACCCCGTGGACGTGTGGCTGGCCCGCGTGCCCAGGGACTCCGTGCAGACCCGGTCGGCCTGGCAGTTCGTCAGCGGCTTCACCGCCTCCGGCACGCCCACCTGGTCATCGGACATCGGCCGGCGCGTCGCCGTGCTCCACGACGACCGGCGCCTCTACCCGGACGTCTACACCGCGGGCCGGGTCAGGAACCTGAGCGTGATCAGCCAGGGCGGCGTCGTCTACAACAAGCCGCTCGACCGCTACCTCTACACCTCGTGGACCGAGTACACCTTCGAGTTCTACGAGTCGCCCACGCCGTGGGGCCCGTGGAAGCACGTCGCGAGCAAGGACTTCGGCGGCTATCCGTGGACGAGGACCAAGCACGGCGGGTACGCCACGACGATCCCGTCGAAGTACATCAGCGCCGACGGCAAGTCGATGTGGCTGCAGTCGAACGTCTGCCCGTGCGGCGGCGGCTACCCGGCGGGCGAGCACTGGGCGTACACGTTCTCGCTGCGCAAGATGCGCCACGAGCCGCACACCGGCACGACGCCGGGCAACCAGCCGGACGGCGGCAGGAACCTGGCCAGGGAGCCCGGCACCGTGGGCGTCGAGCGGGCCATGCACTACGGCACCACCGCGTTCTACAACGACGGCAACAGGTCCCACAGCGAGGACGACTGGAACGACGAACGCAAGGGCGCGAGCTGGTGGGGATACACGTGGCCGCGCGAGTACCTGATGAACAAGGTCGTCTTCACCAGCGGGCAGATGTTCGGCGACGGCGGCTGGTTCGCCGGCAACCTGCGGGTGCAGGTGCGCCGGGACCACCAGTGGGTGGACGTGAGCGGGCTGCGGATCGCGCCGGACTACCCGTACAACAACACGGCGGGGCCGAACCGGACGTACGAGCTGGGGTTCGACCCGGTGGACGGGGACGGCGTGCGGATCATCGGCGCCCCCGGCGGCACCCGGACGTTCACCTCGATCGCCGAGCTGGAGGTCTACTACGCGGGCGCCTCGGGGAAGATGTTCGGCGGCTCACCGGCCGATTTCACCGGTGACGGCAAGGACGACATCGTCACCTTCGCCCACGGGACCAGCGCGGACGTGTACGTGGCCCCGTCCACCGGGACCGGATTCGGCACGGCGGTCAAATGGCACGACCATTTCGCGTTGAGCGGCGAAATACCGGCCGTCGGCGACTTCAACGGCGACGGCAAGGACGACATCGTGACCTTCACCCGTGGTTCCGGCGCCGACGTCTACGTATCGCTCTCCACCGGAGCAGGCTTCGGCACGGGTGCGAAATGGCACGACTTCTTCGCGCCGAACGGAGAATTCCCGGCCGTCGGGGACGTCAACGGCGACGGCAAGGACGACCTGATCGTCTTCACCCAGGGCACGACGGCCGACGTCTACGTAGCCCTGTCCACCGGCAGCGGTTTCGGCGCGGCCGTCAAGGTCCACGACCAGTTCGCGCCCGGCGCCGAGCAGCCCCGCGTCGGAGACTTCAACGGCGACGGAAAAGCCGACGTCGCCGCCTTCACCAGCAACCCGGCCGCCGACGTCCACGTGGCGCTGTCCGACGGCGCGGGCTTCAAGGCCGCCGCGAAATGGCACGACTCCTTCGCCCCGGCCGGTCAATTCCCGTACGTCGGTGACTACGACGGTGACGGAAAAGACGACATCGTCGCCTTCACCCACTCCCCGTCCGCCGACGTTCACGTGAGCCTGTCCACCGGCACCTCTTTCGCCGGCGGCGGCACGTGGCACGACTTCTTCGGTCTGCCCGGCGAGACCACCCTCTAG
- a CDS encoding ThuA domain-containing protein — protein sequence MAVNVTVWSENYHEPREEDVRRRYPDGIHGAIAAGLTEVLGDRVRVRTAVLEDPEHGLTEESLAQTDVLTWWGHMAHEEVDDKVVERVRRRVLGGMGLLVLHSGHYSKIFRSLMGTTCTLNWRDAGERELVWTVSPGHPIARDIPRPLIIDRQETYGEPFDVPEPDELVFISSFSGGEVFRSGCCYRRGLGRIFYFAPGDQEYPVYYHPGVRRVLANAVLWAAPEHGVGEPPQNAHTPIQW from the coding sequence ATGGCCGTCAACGTCACCGTCTGGAGCGAGAACTACCACGAACCCCGCGAGGAGGACGTACGCCGCCGCTACCCCGACGGCATCCACGGCGCCATCGCGGCCGGGCTGACGGAGGTGCTGGGCGATCGGGTCCGCGTCCGCACCGCCGTGCTGGAGGACCCCGAGCACGGCCTGACGGAGGAGTCTCTGGCCCAGACCGACGTGCTGACCTGGTGGGGGCACATGGCGCACGAGGAGGTGGACGACAAGGTCGTGGAACGGGTGCGGCGGCGCGTGCTCGGCGGGATGGGCCTGCTGGTGCTGCACTCCGGCCACTACTCCAAGATCTTCCGTTCGCTGATGGGAACTACCTGCACCCTGAACTGGCGGGACGCCGGGGAGCGCGAGCTGGTGTGGACGGTCTCCCCAGGCCACCCGATCGCGCGTGACATCCCCCGTCCACTGATCATCGACCGGCAGGAGACCTACGGCGAGCCGTTCGACGTCCCCGAGCCCGACGAATTGGTCTTCATCAGCTCGTTCAGCGGCGGTGAGGTGTTCCGCAGCGGCTGCTGCTACCGCAGAGGGCTGGGCAGGATCTTCTACTTCGCGCCGGGTGACCAGGAATATCCCGTCTACTACCACCCCGGCGTGCGCCGCGTGCTGGCCAACGCGGTCCTGTGGGCCGCCCCGGAGCACGGCGTCGGCGAGCCGCCACAGAACGCCCACACCCCCATCCAGTGGTAG
- a CDS encoding aminotransferase class V-fold PLP-dependent enzyme — protein sequence MDIATAGRLWDADPGWLNTASYGLPPRRAFEELQAVLADWRHGSSDWTPWDARVGRSRAAFARMIGAPAADVAVSSTVSQIMSVVATALPPGARVVVPDIEFTSNLFPWAVAAEVETVPADRLADAISGSTAAVAFSLVQSATGSVAPLADIVAAARAHDALVIADGSQACGWLPVDVDEGLDVLACAAYKWLMAPRGAAFGYLSPRVRELMRPLAAGWYAGAGEAYYGLPMRLAPDARAFDLSPAWFSYVGAAPAIELLNELGVKRVHDHNVALANRFRTGLGLEPGDSAIVSVDAPGERLEAAGIRAAVRAGRVRASFHVYTTADDVDRALDVLNG from the coding sequence ATGGACATCGCCACAGCAGGCCGGCTCTGGGACGCCGACCCGGGCTGGCTCAACACCGCCTCCTACGGACTGCCCCCGCGCCGCGCCTTCGAGGAGCTCCAAGCCGTGCTGGCCGACTGGCGGCACGGCTCCAGCGACTGGACGCCGTGGGACGCCCGCGTGGGCCGCTCGCGCGCCGCGTTCGCACGCATGATCGGCGCGCCGGCCGCGGACGTGGCCGTGAGCTCGACCGTCTCGCAGATCATGTCCGTCGTGGCCACGGCGCTGCCGCCGGGCGCCCGGGTCGTGGTCCCGGACATCGAGTTCACCAGCAACCTGTTCCCGTGGGCCGTCGCGGCCGAGGTCGAGACCGTCCCCGCCGACCGGCTGGCCGACGCGATCAGCGGCTCGACCGCCGCCGTGGCCTTCAGCCTGGTCCAGTCCGCCACCGGATCCGTCGCCCCGCTCGCCGACATCGTGGCCGCCGCCCGCGCCCACGACGCCCTGGTCATCGCCGACGGCTCCCAAGCGTGCGGCTGGCTGCCCGTGGACGTCGACGAGGGCCTCGACGTGCTGGCGTGCGCGGCGTACAAGTGGCTCATGGCGCCGCGCGGCGCCGCCTTCGGCTACCTGTCGCCGCGGGTGCGCGAGCTCATGCGCCCGCTGGCCGCCGGCTGGTACGCCGGCGCCGGCGAGGCCTACTACGGCCTGCCGATGCGCCTGGCCCCCGACGCCCGCGCGTTCGACCTGTCACCGGCGTGGTTCTCGTACGTGGGCGCCGCCCCGGCCATCGAGCTGCTCAACGAGCTGGGCGTCAAACGGGTCCACGACCACAACGTGGCCCTGGCCAACCGCTTCCGCACCGGCCTGGGCCTGGAGCCGGGCGACAGCGCCATCGTGTCCGTGGACGCGCCCGGCGAGCGGCTGGAGGCCGCCGGGATCCGCGCGGCCGTGCGGGCGGGCCGGGTGCGGGCCAGCTTCCACGTCTACACCACCGCCGACGACGTCGATCGTGCTCTGGACGTGCTGAACGGGTGA
- a CDS encoding hydroxyacid dehydrogenase gives MSPRPKALFAMREEHLALLFPAPLLRRLDTLADIDVTLVAEHFDDPRLDLSETEILITGWGCPTLDEAVLARAPRLRGVLHAAGSVKSLVTPACWERGLLISSAAEANAVPVAEYTIAAVLMAGKGIFALNERYQRERTFTLAEIQPSIGNNGRTVGIVGASRIGRKVIDLLSPYDLDLCVYDPYTLVPGVRQVSLEELLRTSDIVSLHAPATPETTHMLDRERLALLQDGAVLINTARGSLVDTDALIAELKSGRLSAVLDVTEPEPLPADSPLFDLPNAFLTPHIAGSHGNELARMGTAVVDELERLIAGSPLVYQVTHDDLERAA, from the coding sequence GTGTCCCCACGCCCGAAGGCGCTGTTCGCCATGCGCGAGGAACATCTCGCGCTGCTCTTCCCCGCGCCCTTGCTGCGGCGGCTGGACACACTGGCCGACATCGACGTGACGCTGGTCGCCGAGCATTTCGACGATCCGCGCCTGGACCTGTCCGAGACCGAGATCCTCATCACCGGCTGGGGCTGCCCCACGCTCGACGAAGCCGTCCTGGCCCGCGCACCCCGCCTGCGCGGCGTGCTGCACGCCGCCGGCTCGGTGAAATCCCTGGTCACACCCGCCTGCTGGGAGCGCGGCCTGCTGATCTCCTCCGCCGCCGAGGCCAACGCCGTCCCAGTGGCCGAGTACACCATCGCCGCCGTCCTCATGGCCGGCAAGGGAATCTTCGCCCTGAACGAGCGTTACCAGCGCGAACGCACCTTCACCCTGGCCGAGATCCAGCCGTCCATCGGCAACAACGGCCGGACGGTCGGCATCGTCGGCGCCTCGCGCATCGGCCGCAAGGTGATCGACCTGCTCTCCCCCTACGACCTGGACCTGTGCGTCTACGACCCCTACACCCTGGTCCCCGGCGTCCGGCAGGTGTCGCTGGAGGAGCTGCTGCGCACCAGCGACATCGTCAGCCTGCACGCCCCCGCCACCCCCGAGACCACGCACATGCTGGATCGCGAGCGGCTGGCGCTGCTGCAGGACGGCGCGGTGCTGATCAACACCGCCCGCGGATCGCTGGTCGACACCGACGCCCTCATCGCCGAGCTGAAGTCGGGCCGGCTGTCCGCGGTCCTCGACGTGACCGAGCCGGAGCCGCTGCCGGCGGACTCGCCGCTGTTCGACCTGCCCAACGCCTTCCTCACCCCGCACATCGCCGGCTCCCACGGCAACGAACTCGCCCGGATGGGCACCGCCGTGGTGGACGAGCTGGAGCGGCTGATCGCCGGGTCGCCGCTGGTGTACCAGGTGACACACGATGACCTGGAAAGGGCCGCCTGA